A region of Sugiyamaella lignohabitans strain CBS 10342 chromosome A, complete sequence DNA encodes the following proteins:
- the RIM2 gene encoding Rim2p (Mitochondrial pyrimidine nucleotide transporter; imports pyrimidine nucleoside triphosphates and exports pyrimidine nucleoside monophosphates; member of the mitochondrial carrier family; GO_component: GO:0016021 - integral component of membrane [Evidence IEA]; GO_component: GO:0016021 - integral component of membrane [Evidence ISM] [PMID 12192589]; GO_component: GO:0016020 - membrane [Evidence IEA]; GO_component: GO:0005743 - mitochondrial inner membrane [Evidence IEA,IEA]; GO_component: GO:0005739 - mitochondrion [Evidence IEA]; GO_component: GO:0005739 - mitochondrion [Evidence IDA] [PMID 16823961]; GO_component: GO:0005739 - mitochondrion [Evidence IDA] [PMID 7891656]; GO_function: GO:0015218 - pyrimidine nucleotide transmembrane transporter activity [Evidence IDA] [PMID 16194150]; GO_function: GO:0005215 - transporter activity [Evidence ISS] [PMID 7891656]; GO_process: GO:0000002 - mitochondrial genome maintenance [Evidence IGI] [PMID 7891656]; GO_process: GO:0006864 - pyrimidine nucleotide transport [Evidence IDA] [PMID 16194150]; GO_process: GO:0055085 - transmembrane transport [Evidence IEA]; GO_process: GO:0055085 - transmembrane transport [Evidence IDA] [PMID 16194150]; GO_process: GO:0006810 - transport [Evidence IEA]) → MSMKDSHSAHPAASAINAVHRLNTPPVVEDMTSDENSSSIPVVPTLPRQKHRKVETAKVSPWLHFFAGGAGGMAGALFTSPLDVVKTRLQSDLYGSQYGSGGLKASGRSLGPIGRASRHVYETFHIIKSVYQVEGARSLFKGLGPNLVGVIPARSINFFTYGLGKDFISTTFNNGKEETWVHLGAAATAGIVTSTCTNPIWLVKTRLQLDKATKASGERQYKNSWDCIVKVVKHEGIAGLYRGLSASYLGVVESSLQWVLYEQMKGFIRRREQHRIDQGVPSTRWDSFLEWSATSGAAGAAKFMASLMTYPHEVVRTRLRQAPMQDGKPKYKGLINCFRIIIKEEGFLSMYGGLTPHLLRTVPNSIIMFGTWELIVRFFSK, encoded by the coding sequence ATGAGCATGAAAGACTCGCACTCGGCACATCCTGCCGCCAGTGCGATAAATGCGGTTCACCGTCTGAATACCCCACCAGTAGTAGAGGATATGACGAGCGATGAGAACAGTTCGTCTATTCCGGTTGTGCCAACACTTCCCCGACAAAAACACAGGAAGGTAGAAACCGCTAAAGTGAGTCCATGGCTGCATTTCTTCgccggtggtgctggtggtatggCTGGTGCATTATTTACAAGTCCTCTGGATGTCGTAAAAACCCGTCTTCAGAGTGATTTATACGGATCTCAGTATGGATCCGGTGGGTTAAAAGCTTCAGGACGGTCACTGGGTCCTATAGGAAGAGCATCTCGTCATGTGTACGAGACATTTCATATCATCAAATCTGTATATCAAGTCGAGGGAGCTCGGTCTCTATTCAAAGGTCTAGGACCTAATTTAGTGGGTGTGATTCCTGCTAGATCCATTAATTTCTTCACCTATGGACTTGGAAAGGACTTTATTTCGACCACTTTTAACAATGGAAAAGAGGAGACCTGGGTGCATCTGGGAGcagctgccactgctggtattgtcaCCTCGACCTGTACAAATCCCATCTGGCTTGTCAAGACAAGACTCCAGCTTGACAAGGCCACAAAAGCATCTGGAGAACGCCAATACAAAAATAGTTGGGACTGTATAGTCAAAGTCGTCAAGCACGAGGGTATCGCTGGCTTATATAGAGGTCTATCTGCCTCATATCTAGGTGTAGTAGAATCCTCGCTACAATGGGTTTTGTATGAGCAAATGAAGGGATTTATCCGTCGAAGAGAACAGCATAGAATCGACCAAGGTGTACCATCGACCCGTTGGGACTCGTTTCTGGAATGGAGTGCCAcgtctggtgctgccggTGCTGCCAAGTTCATGGCCTCACTAATGACTTATCCACACGAGGTCGTTCGAACAAGACTCCGACAGGCTCCAATGCAAGACGGCAAGCCCAAATATAAGGGACTCATCAATTGTTTCcgcatcatcatcaaagaAGAGGGCTTCCTGTCCATGTACGGAGGTCTGACACCCCATCTGCTCCGTACCGTGCccaacagcatcatcatGTTCGGCACCTGGGAGCTCATTGTCCGcttcttttcaaaataa
- the APC5 gene encoding anaphase promoting complex subunit 5 (Subunit of the Anaphase-Promoting Complex/Cyclosome (APC/C); APC/C is a ubiquitin-protein ligase required for degradation of anaphase inhibitors, including mitotic cyclins, during the metaphase/anaphase transition; component of the platform domain of the APC/C, based on structural analysis; relative distribution to nuclear foci decreases upon DNA replication stress; GO_component: GO:0005680 - anaphase-promoting complex [Evidence IDA] [PMID 9469814]; GO_component: GO:0005634 - nucleus [Evidence IEA,IEA]; GO_component: GO:0005634 - nucleus [Evidence IDA] [PMID 22842922]; GO_function: GO:0004842 - ubiquitin-protein transferase activity [Evidence IDA] [PMID 16481473]; GO_process: GO:0031145 - anaphase-promoting complex-dependent proteasomal ubiquitin-dependent protein catabolic process [Evidence IMP] [PMID 16481473]; GO_process: GO:0007049 - cell cycle [Evidence IEA]; GO_process: GO:0051301 - cell division [Evidence IEA]; GO_process: GO:0031497 - chromatin assembly [Evidence IMP] [PMID 12399376]; GO_process: GO:0007067 - mitotic nuclear division [Evidence IEA]; GO_process: GO:0016567 - protein ubiquitination [Evidence IEA]; GO_process: GO:0016567 - protein ubiquitination [Evidence IMP] [PMID 16481473]) has translation MKVIVEWIDGGFRMDPDEVLKNSSDGLESSNEREGVTRLSWGDLRISDLKKILVGSGGSLGSDVYKTFITNIWTWDSYDGLFDFFLGLDKYLVSPFKPESSQNDGDEDNGDGDDDDDEDNYNGNENDDDNDNEYDSNNRSGVNRARDNAKQARAPRLKLVSNSVLGNFFRKCFLAFERLEFDKMLGLWRDFEQFREETRTIWEEIHLNIYKRGSIRVRKESTPLSDNDELASNPSFLIPQSPGEEDPSEKCIPALAHLISGDNDRFRSSPLANNKDGKDNSNGSGSHSSLINIKLSDETMEAIFENQVDQFQKHGSILPKHVVSVMEELVRIQSLKGSLPPSAYFLQYLEACRNRDHEKAFENLHRFYDYSMDSRGKSHYQYALFTLATLHAEFNNSSEAIRAAQEAIAVAHENMDIACLTQILSWLYSYLQNNPHCSLPVSLASKEQIGQFLLAKSWDVSPLLASLSFQNDVIQVLGNGRSGPPTNLTNIFESLIKASFINITTNSPLTMASLNLVQSTLWNRLGVDVVSDMYLDNCLTLTTPANPSSSLHLGNSSAYLQAACIKAHKLLLQGHVTKSFDLLNSLKPLADRSIAYQQIWLPNALILHIWHALKENRLAQVDIYIQRLTGLFIASPYITHSAQLAEIELDLLSGNTSRAIDKTVKYVETSNDPNTDILFQLQYMIRHIRALCKSGRPTRAFSITLRCFQMAQRSALVPAVLESLILLTTILISRQDHRDALSILDTLVPKVSACDAASGGWGCTPDPAAPLASLESLRGGFPSGKLTRIQVLECGYVSLVSEVYENMAGATVGVASGEPEDVAKVLYERAFRYTVEAAKCKYFRYERRWTWLTKDRLGAREQPRPAAGNLRQAEDSGSTPGRQSPIRKDRKHRSHPRGPAPHQHQQNPNRQHPLITTWDPKQRLERSERSSGVWGAAPAAGGTRPQGVSVMKQ, from the coding sequence ATGAAGGTGATAGTGGAGTGGATAGATGGAGGGTTTAGAATGGATCCAGATGAAGTTTTGAAGAATAGTTCAGATGGTTTAGAGAGTTCGAATGAGCGAGAAGGTGTAACCAGGTTGTCATGGGGCGATCTGAGAATCTCGGATCTCAAGAAGATACTAGTTGGATCTGGCGGCTCTCTAGGGTCTGATGTCTATAAAACGTTCATTACGAATATATGGACATGGGACTCATATGACGGGCTATTTGACTTTTTCCTTGGTCTTGACAAGTACCTGGTTAGTCCTTTTAAACCGGAAAGCTCGCAGAATGACGGCGACGAAGACaatggtgatggtgatgacgatgacgatgaagataaTTATAATGGCAACGAGaacgacgacgacaatGATAATGAATACGATAGTAACAATAGATCTGGTGTTAACAGGGCCAGAGATAACGCCAAACAGGCCCGAGCACCACGACTGAAATTGGTGTCTAATTCAGTGCTAGGGAACTTTTTCCGCAAGTGCTTCCTAGCGTTTGAAAGGCTCGAGTTCGATAAAATGTTGGGTTTATGGCGCGATTTTGAACAGTTCCGAGAGGAAACTAGAACTATTTGGGAAGAAATCCATCTTAATATATACAAACGAGGCTCAATAAGAGTCAGAAAGGAAAGCACTCCATTGAGTGATAACGATGAACTCGCTTCAAATCCGTCTTTCCTGATTCCTCAGAGTCCGGGTGAAGAAGACCCATCTGAAAAGTGTATCCCTGCACTGGCACACTTAATTAGCGGCGACAATGACAGATTTCGCAGCAGTCCACTTGCCAATAACAAGGATGGCAAGGACAATAGCAATGGTAGCGGTAGTCACTCAAGCCTGATCAATATTAAACTGTCTGATGAAACTATGGAAGCTATTTTCGAAAATCAAGTCGACCAGTTTCAGAAACACGGTTCGATTCTACCCAAGCATGTAGTATCTGTTATGGAAGAACTCGTCCGTATTCAGTCATTAAAAGGGTCATTACCGCCATCAGCATACTTCCTACAGTACCTTGAAGCCTGTAGAAACCGAGACCACGAAAAGGCTTTTGAGAATTTACATAGATTTTACGATTATTCTATGGACAGTCGAGGCAAGAGCCATTATCAATACGCCCTTTTCACACTGGCAACGCTACATGCCGAGTTCAACAACTCTTCAGAGGCCATCCGGGCTGCTCAAGAAGCCATTGCTGTGGCCCATGAGAACATGGATATCGCCTGTTTAACTCAGATCTTGTCCTGGCTCTACAGCTACCTACAAAATAACCCTCACTGCAGTCTACCTGTATCACTAGCATCAAAAGAACAAATCGGCCAGTTCCTGCTCGCCAAATCCTGGGACGTCTCACCCCTACTGGCATCTCTTTCATTTCAGAATGACGTTATCCAGGTGTTAGGCAATGGCCGGTCTGGACCACCTACTAATCTCACCAACATTTTCGAGTCCCTTATAAAAGCATCTTTCATAAACATTACAACCAATTCTCCATTAACCATGGCCAGTCTAAACCTCGTTCAGTCAACCCTCTGGAACAGATTGGGTGTAGACGTTGTATCTGATATGTACCTCGACAACTGTCTCACTCTAACCACACCAGCTAACCCCAGCTCGTCTCTTCACTTGGGTAATTCGTCGGCATACCTCCAAGCAGCCTGTATCAAAGCACACAAACTACTTTTACAGGGTCACGTAACAAAATCATTCGACCTGCTCAACTCTTTAAAACCCCTGGCAGACCGATCAATCGCCTATCAACAGATCTGGCTCCCGAACGCCCTTATTCTCCACATCTGGCACGCTCTCAAAGAAAACCGACTGGCTCAAGTCGATATATACATCCAAAGACTGACCGGACTGTTCATCGCCAGTCCCTACATCACCCACTCGGCCCAACTTGCTGAGATCGAGCTCGACCTTCTCAGCGGAAACACATCCCGAGCCATCGACAAAACCGTCAAGTATGTCGAAACGTCCAACGACCCCAACACCGACATCCTCTTCCAACTCCAGTACATGATCCGGCACATTCGAGCCCTCTGCAAATCAGGACGACCCACTCGAGCCTTCTCCATCACACTCCGCTGCTTCCAAATGGCCCAGAGAAGTGCTCTCGTACCCGCTGTCCTCGAATCTCTCATACTCCTCACCACCATCCTCATCAGCCGTCAAGACCACCGAGACGCTCTGTCCATTCTCGACACGCTGGTGCCAAAAGTAAGTGCTTGcgacgctgcctccggcggctggggctgcaccccagaccccgctgctcctctcgcttcgctcgagtcgttgcgtgggggGTTCCCTTCTGGAAAACTAACAAGAATACAGGTGCTGGAGTGTGGATATGTGTCACTTGTGAGTGAAGTTTATGAGAATATGGCTGGTGCGACTGTCGGGGTGGCATCAGGCGAGCCTGAAGACGTGGCCAAAGTGCTCTACGAGAGAGCCTTCAGATACACCGTCGAGGCTGCCAAATGTAAGTACTTTCGGTATGAGAGACGCTGGACTTGGCTAACGAAAGACAGACTTGGAGCGCGAGAACAACCTCGTCCGGCTGCTGGAAATCTGCGGCAAGCAGAAGACTCTGGCTCAACTCCTGGAAGACAGAGTCCGATTAGAAAAGATAGAAAGCATCGCAGCCACCCTCGAGGACCAGCTCCacaccaacaccagcagaatcCAAACCGACAACATCCATTAATAACCACCTGGGACCCgaagcaacgactcgagcgaagcgagaggagcagcggggtctggggcgcagccccagctgccggaggcaccaggCCACAGGGAGTATCAGTCATGaaacaataa
- the DNA2 gene encoding bifunctional ATP-dependent DNA helicase/ssDNA endodeoxyribonuclease DNA2 — protein MPPQFSFGSLPAGVKNVQREVHDEGAASSGQIVTPRNKLVGLVNSTSSAGSSLLSSSSSSKRQKLSSWSSTYNRLLGGVESADSGPDLLSSASARKDRGVSSLRTMPVISSDDDERMEDDSFVAWEDLSSSPLRSGSGATSNSHSELRRQMDRSVSSPHFIRSSRLKQDAVTTPIARKEKTRDNKQVDSRRKDESSGNSLRPVVPTSTPVNMDPAKELMERYRTNSPTSPIATYPFQTDVGSAQKRSRLLRRIDSDVLPLGSARLNSMTGDALITNDNNESMNKGLRADLMRAKNPQHIQQLYSPGYLKRSLSVKGPGSLKKDPSPQLAESESNKSDDLRANLFPVTTEQKNVVQLISLADDLSRESSPFVSEPVANVNSRQQLESAIEIETIGPMLFSDDSDDIDLAEIETLKHQRIPQHKSAGSEKQSLDTTLQSDDDDDIDFAELERLEAVTRTKQPLPLVESREETRPVQINLPHNHNLLYPVASKPREPPTIFKDILLDSSDTEDTAEIETLIKHKPAVKKETTGYDFKNEKLVRSRQSDESQPQSLKITILKPTLHRYLITHVSRAGLEAAKYSDRHTILTATTDDGTFVSIVLKGCWCDSPVEPNDIVHIVGEYNKSCSKIVVDDDRNLLILRPDILVSCTNVADSLSCKRKVVLRDRIRTPADSSRYFIMGNITHELFQICLAANDFSTSFITEQMNLLVFDKYLEELTLVNMKAEEALSELNEVVPKLKEWARVYLRPTPSDSSTVETHRGGTGAKSTRLSVSKVIEIEEEIWSPMFGLKGKIDATVEATVKQELSIGKFLVPLELKTSKSSKSVSHRAQTTLYMLLLSDRYNIEVSCGVLYYSSMSEMIRIPSIWDEVKNLIFARNELVRYMDKSAELPPVIRDEIQCRNCAKNDVCMVYHKASESGTQESSGVNFFDSYTEHLTPHQMDFFNKWDGLLYKEHSDMNHYLKEIWTMTSSGREKVGRCYGKMVISELAEERKNRRNGGLEYTYILERYNKGEDGPIPLNDLANGEMIVVSDESGHVCLARGTLRYANSKHVKIAVDRRLTSSMKTMPGFDAVKNQVFYSMLAGTEYGEKSTSAQRQQPIFRIDRDEFGLGMSMLRNNILQLFVEKGDHRRRSLVVDLEPPQFEATVPAGCNLESMNLNPDQKNAVEKVIKAKDYALILGMPGTGKTTTIAAIVKMLVDQGKTVLIASHTHSAVDNILLKLRNKGFDMLRLGGVTKVHPDIVPYVVGQGKRATSEQEIEEYYLKPPVVGITCLGINNWLCSKRRFDYCIVDEASQITLPSCLGPIRLADKFVLVGDHYQLSPLVRNVEAQEGGLDISLFKYLCENHPHAMVNLEHQYRMCSDIMVLSNKLIYDGRLKCGSDEVKNQKLTIPNKHGIDSWRKSSEVQNNWLDRVLDEK, from the coding sequence ATGCCTCCTCAGTTTTCGTTTGGATCGCTTCCTGCGGGCGTGAAAAATGTCCAGCGTGAGGTTCATGACGAAGGAGCTGCTAGCTCGGGCCAGATTGTTACACCACGGAATAAACTGGTTGGGCTAGTCAACTCGACTTCGTCGGCAGGGTCTTCTTTGttgtcttcgtcgtcttcttcaaaacGGCAGAAACTGTCTTCGTGGAGCTCCACTTATAACAGGCTGTTAGGAGGGGTCGAGTCGGCTGATTCAGGTCCTGATTTATtgtcatcagcatcagcaagaAAGGACAGAGGCGTTTCGTCGCTTCGAACAATGCCAGTTATATCGtcagatgatgacgaaaGAATGGAGGATGATTCATTTGTGGCGTGGGAAGATCTTTCGTCTTCTCCGTTAAGAAGTGGATCCGGTGCTACGAGTAATAGCCATTCTGAGCTTCGAAGACAAATGGACCGATCTGTGTCGTCACCTCATTTTATTAGATCTTCGAGACTGAAGCAGGATGCTGTTACTACTCCTATAGctagaaaagaaaagacGAGGGATAATAAGCAAGTTGATTCGCGTAGAAAGGACGAGTCTAGTGGCAATTCGTTACGGCCGGTTGTTCCTACTTCAACACCTGTGAATATGGATCCTGCTAAGGAGTTAATGGAGAGATACCGAACTAATTCGCCAACCTCGCCAATTGCAACTTATCCGTTTCAAACAGATGTTGGTAGTGCTCAAAAGCGAAGCCGTCTGCTACGAAGGATAGACTCGGATGTGTTGCCATTGGGGTCAGCAAGACTCAATTCGATGACTGGCGACGCTTTGATTACGAATGATAATAACGAGTCGATGAACAAGGGTCTTAGAGCTGATCTGATGAGAGCTAAAAATCCTCAGCATATCCAGCAGTTGTACTCACCTGGGTATTTGAAGAGAAGTTTGTCAGTAAAGGGGCCGGGCTCTCTGAAGAAAGACCCTTCTCCTCAATTAGCGGAATCCGAGTCCAATAAAAGTGACGATTTACGAGCAAACTTGTTTCCTGTTACAACAGAACAGAAAAACGTTGTTCAACTAATCTCGTTGGCTGACGACTTGTCTAGAGAGAGCTCTCCATTTGTGTCTGAGCCGGTTGCAAATGTCAACTCAAGACAGCAATTGGAATCGGctattgaaattgagaCTATTGGGCCAATGTTGTTTTCTGACGACTCTGATGACATTGATTTAGCCGAGATAGAGACGTTGAAACACCAGCGTATTCCACAACACAAGTCGGCAGGATCCGAGAAGCAAAGTTTGGATACAACACTACAATcggatgacgatgatgatatcgaTTTTGCCGAGTTAGAGCGTTTAGAGGCTGTGACACGTACTAAACAACCACTGCCGCTAGTGGAATCACGAGAAGAAACCCGACCTGTACAGATAAACCTACCCCATAATCATAATTTGCTGTATCCAGTTGCGTCGAAACCTCGTGAACCACCGACTATATTTAAAGACATACTGCTAGATAGCAGTGATACAGAAGACACAGCAGAGATCGAAACTTTGATAAAGCATAAGCCCGCTgtcaaaaaagaaaccacAGGCTATGATTTCAAAAACGAAAAGCTCGTTCGTAGCAGGCAATCAGATGAATCCCAGCCACAGTCACTGAAAATAACTATTTTGAAGCCTACTCTACATCGATATTTAATTACACATGTTTCTCGGGCTGGTCTAGAGGCAGCAAAGTATTCTGATCGACATACTATTCTCACAGCAACCACTGACGACGGCACATTTGTGTCTATTGTGCTTAAAGGGTGTTGGTGTGATTCGCCAGTGGAGCCGAATGATATTGTTCATATCGTCGGCGAGTACAACAAGTCATGTTCCAAAATTGTAGTAGATGATGATCGAAATCTTCTCATTTTACGACCAGACATCCTGGTTTCTTGTACAAACGTAGCAGACTCGTTGTCGTGCAAACGTAAGGTTGTTCTACGAGATAGAATAAGAACACCAGCCGATTCGTCTCGATATTTTATTATGGGCAACATTACTCATGAACTGTTTCAAATATGTCTAGCGGCAAACGACTTTTCGACTTCGTTTATTACAGAGCAGATGAATTTATTAGTATTTGACAAGTATTTGGAGGAACTGACTCTGGTTAATATGAAAGCAGAGGAAGCACTGTCAGAACTTAACGAGGTAGTCCCTAAGTTGAAGGAGTGGGCTAGAGTTTATCTACGACCCACTCCTTCTGACAGCTCTACAGTAGAAACCCACCGTGGAGGCACAGGGGCAAAGTCGACGCGATTATCTGTCAGCAAAGTGATCGAaatcgaagaagaaatctgGTCGCCAATGTTTGGATTGAAAGGAAAAATCGACGCCACTGTTGAGGCTACTGTCAAGCAAGAGCTTAGTATTGGCAAATTCCTTGTACCATTAGAACTCAAGACATCGAAATCGTCTAAATCTGTATCGCATCGTGCTCAGACTACTCTTTACATGCTGTTACTGTCTGATCGATACAATATCGAAGTATCTTGTGGGGTATTGTACTATTCCAGTATGAGTGAAATGATACGGATTCCGTCTATTTGGGATGAAGTAAAGAACCTGATATTTGCAAGAAACGAGCTCGTTCGATATATGGACAAGAGTGCCGAGCTGCCTCCGGTCATTAGAGACGAAATTCAATGTCGCAACTGTGCAAAGAACGACGTTTGTATGGTGTATCACAAGGCAAGCGAGTCAGGTACCCAAGAATCTAGTGGTGTTAATTTTTTCGACTCCTATACCGAACACCTGACACCTCACCAAATGGACTTTTTCAATAAATGGGATGGCTTGCTGTATAAAGAGCATTCGGATATGAACCATTATTTGAAAGAGATTTGGACAATGACCAGCAGCGGACGAGAGAAGGTCGGTAGATGTTATGGAAAGATGGTGATCAGTGAACTTGCTGAAGAGAGGAAAAATCGACGCAACGGCGGTCTCGAATATACTTATATTTTGGAACGGTATAACAAGGGCGAAGACGGACCAATACCTTTGAATGATTTGGCAAACGGTGAAATGATAGTTGTGTCTGACGAGTCAGGACATGTATGTCTTGCTAGAGGTACTTTGAGATATGCTAATTCAAAACATGTCAAGATCGCAGTTGACAGGCGTCTCACATCATCCATGAAAACAATGCCGGGTTTCGATGCAGTGAAGAATCAGGTATTCTACAGTATGCTTGCTGGAACTGAGTATGGAGAGAAATCTACTTCGGCACAGCGACAGCAACCAATTTTCCGCATAGACCGAGATGAGTTTGGACTGGGAATGTCAATGCTTCGCAACAATATTCTTCAGCTGTTTGTGGAAAAGGGAGATCACAGAAGACGGAGTCTAGTAGTTGACTTAGAACCACCTCAATTTGAGGCTACTGTTCCCGCTGGCTGTAATCTCGAGAGCATGAATCTTAATCCCGACCAGAAGAATGCAGTGGAAAAAGTCATCAAAGCCAAGGATTATGCTCTGATTCTGGGTATGCCGGGAACAGGGAAAACCACGACTATTGCTGCGATTGTGAAGATGTTGGTTGACCAAGGCAAAACTGTTCTCATTGCATCACATACACACAGTGCAGTTGACAACATTCTCCTGAAGCTGCGAAATAAAGGGTTTGACATGCTTCGACTTGGTGGAGTAACAAAAGTACACCCTGATATTGTTCCATATGTTGTGGGGCAGGGAAAAAGGGCAACAAGTGAGCAGGAAATTGAGGAGTATTATCTCAAGCCGCCCGTTGTTGGAATCACATGTCTGGGAATCAACAACTGGCTGTGCTCCAAGCGACGCTTCGACTATTGCATCGTGGACGAAGCTTCACAAATAACACTTCCATCGTGTTTAGGACCGATTCGACTGGCCGACAAGTTTGTGCTTGTTGGCGACCACTACCAATTATCGCCACTAGTTCGCAATGTGGAAGCCCAAGAAGGCGGGCTTGACATAAGTCTGTTCAAGTATCTCTGTGAAAATCATCCGCATGCGATGGTCAATCTCGAGCACCAGTACCGAATGTGCTCTGATATCATGGTTCTTTCCAACAAGCTCATCTACGACGGGCGACTCAAATGCGGATCCGATGAAGTGAAAAACCAGAAACTGACTATCCCAAACAAGCATGGCATTGATTCCTGGAGAAAGTCCAGTGAAGTTCAAAACAACTGGCTTGACCGAGTGCTAGACGAAAAGTAA